CCTCCTTGTCGGCGAAGTACTGGTAGAGCGAGGCCACCGGGAGGCCGGCGGTCTCCGCGATGGAGCGCGTGGTGAGTCCCTCGACGCCGTCGGCGACGACCAGCTGGGCGGCCGCGTCGAGGATCCGCTCGACCCGTTCGCGCGAGCGCGCCTGGGTGGGCAGCCGGCGACGGGTGGGCCCGACAGCACCCGGCACCGGGTCGGTCGTTGATCCCTCGACGCTGGCGGAAGTCATGGCCGCAGTGTAGCCTCCCAAACCAGAAACTGACACAGATTCACGTTTGTCGCCGGCGAAAGGTGTTCCCTTGCTCTCCTCCGACGCACTCGCCCTGGGTCGCCGCGGCCTGCTCGCCGGTGGCGCGGTCGCCCTCGGGGCCCTCGCCACGGACGCCCTCGAGGCCGAGGTCAACGCCGCCACCCTGAGCGGCTCGCTGCCCCGCAAGGTCGACGTCGTGGTCGTCGGTGGCGGCATCGCCGGCCTGGTGACCGCCGACCGGATCGCCCGCCGCGGCCGCTCGGTCCTCGTCGTCGAGGCCCGCGACCGGGTCGGCGGCCGGGTCCTCAACCACGGCCTGCGCACCGGCGGCACCATCGAGGCCGGCGGCGCCTTCATCGGCCCCACGCAGAACCACATCAAGGCGCTCGCCGACGAGCTCGGCATCGCCACCTTCAAGGAGTACGTCGACGGCAACAACGTCTACGTCTCGTCGAACCCGCTGGTGGGACGCCAGGAGTTCAAGGGCACCGTGCCGCCGGACCCGACGATCCTGCTCGACGCCGCGCTCGCGCTGACGCGGCTCGACGAGATGGCCGCCGAGGTGCCGGTCGACGCGCCCTGGGCCCACCCCAAGGCCGCCCAGTGGGACGCGATCACCCTCGGTCAGTGGCTCAGCAGCAACACCCTCAACAGCAAGGGCATCGACAACCTGATCAAGTCGTGGACCCAGCCCGGGTTCGGCGCCGACCCCGACCAGCTCTCGCTGCTCTACGTCCTGCACTACATCGCCTGCTCGGGCAACGAGACCCACGTCGGCACCTTCGAGCGCAACTCCGACACCGCCGGTGGCGCGCAGGAGAGCCGGTTCGTCGGGGGCTCCCAGCGGGTGCCGCTCGCCCTCGCGCGCAAGCTCGGCGACCGGGTCGCGCTGGCGGCCGCGGTCACGCGGATCGAGCACGTCGACGGCCGCGCCGTCGTGCACACCACGCGCGGGCGGGTCGCGGCCCGCCGGGTCGTGGTCGCCGCCCCGCCGAAGCAGGTGCTCGACATCGCCCTGCCCGGCATGCCGGCCGGGCGTCGTACCCTCCTGTCGAAGATGCAGATGGGTCGCCTGATGAAGTGCGACGCCGTCTACGAGAAGCCGTTCTGGCGCGAGGACGGGCTCAGCGGCTTCGGCCTCGCCGACTCCGGCGCGGTCCGGGTCGCCTTCGACAACGGCGTGCGCAACACCGGCCACGGCATCCTGCTGGCGTTCGTCGGCGGCTCGACGTGGCGGCAGTACGGCTCGCTCTCGCGCGCCGAGCGCCGTGCGGCCGTGCTGCAGGGCTTCGCGCGGATGTTCGGCGACAAGGCGCTCAAGCCCATCGAATACACCGAGCACGACTGGACCCACGAGCGCTGGACCCGCGGCGGCCCGGTCGCGATCTACCCGCCCCGCGTGATGGCGACCTACGGACACCACATCCACCGGCCCTACGGGCGCGTGCACTGGGCCGGCACCGAGACCTCGACCTACTGGACCGGCTACATGGACGGGGCCGTGCGCTCGGGCAAGCGTGCGGCCGTCGAGGTGCTGGAGAAGCTGTGATCCGTCGTACGACGCTGCTGGCCCTGCTCGCCGTGCTGGTCGCGGTCGGGCTGGTCCCCGCGCACGCCGCCGAGCGCGCGCCCGGCACCGCCCGGGTCTTCGCGAAGGTCCAGTCGCCCGGCTTCCCGGCGTACGTCCACGTCCACCCCAACGGACGCGTGTACGCCGGCACCTACACCAACCCGTCCGGTGACTCGATGCGCTCGCGGGTCTTCGAGTACACCGCGGGCGGCACGCTGCTGCGCTCCTGGACGGTCCCCGGCCAGGACCTCGCCAAGCCGCGCGGCGTCCAGGTCGCGGCCAACGACGCCCGCGGCCGGCTGGTCCTGCTGGAGAAGTCGCGGGCGCGGGTGCTGACCCTCGACGTGCGCACCGGCAGGTTCCAGGTGCAGGCGACGATCCCCGACCTCCCGGGTGGTGG
Above is a genomic segment from Nocardioides aromaticivorans containing:
- a CDS encoding flavin monoamine oxidase family protein, with the protein product MLSSDALALGRRGLLAGGAVALGALATDALEAEVNAATLSGSLPRKVDVVVVGGGIAGLVTADRIARRGRSVLVVEARDRVGGRVLNHGLRTGGTIEAGGAFIGPTQNHIKALADELGIATFKEYVDGNNVYVSSNPLVGRQEFKGTVPPDPTILLDAALALTRLDEMAAEVPVDAPWAHPKAAQWDAITLGQWLSSNTLNSKGIDNLIKSWTQPGFGADPDQLSLLYVLHYIACSGNETHVGTFERNSDTAGGAQESRFVGGSQRVPLALARKLGDRVALAAAVTRIEHVDGRAVVHTTRGRVAARRVVVAAPPKQVLDIALPGMPAGRRTLLSKMQMGRLMKCDAVYEKPFWREDGLSGFGLADSGAVRVAFDNGVRNTGHGILLAFVGGSTWRQYGSLSRAERRAAVLQGFARMFGDKALKPIEYTEHDWTHERWTRGGPVAIYPPRVMATYGHHIHRPYGRVHWAGTETSTYWTGYMDGAVRSGKRAAVEVLEKL